The following proteins are encoded in a genomic region of Mesotoga sp. Brook.08.105.5.1:
- a CDS encoding response regulator — MALVYVVDDELNVRRIVKKTMENEDNEVHTFVTAEEALEEIEKRKPDLLFTDLSLPSMDGIQFLQELKNRAYSIPVIVVSSDISPESMRKAFKAGIVDFLTKPFTPQEIRDAFELALREEDSIYKRAREIRRLIEDGQTAKAESLMSALFSDFPGSPFPHFLYALLVAKDNPKLAAKHLKASLSLDEAFKEASEELKKLEE; from the coding sequence ATGGCACTCGTTTACGTGGTCGATGACGAGCTGAATGTCAGGCGAATTGTCAAGAAGACCATGGAGAACGAAGACAATGAAGTCCATACTTTCGTGACTGCCGAGGAAGCCCTGGAAGAGATTGAGAAACGAAAGCCAGACCTCCTATTCACAGATCTTAGCTTGCCTTCTATGGATGGAATTCAATTCCTCCAGGAACTTAAGAATAGAGCATATTCAATTCCCGTAATAGTAGTCTCGTCAGACATATCTCCCGAATCAATGAGAAAAGCATTTAAAGCGGGAATAGTGGATTTTCTAACCAAACCGTTCACACCTCAGGAAATCAGAGATGCGTTTGAACTTGCCTTGAGAGAAGAAGACAGTATCTATAAGCGCGCGAGGGAAATCAGAAGATTGATCGAAGATGGCCAAACCGCCAAGGCCGAATCACTGATGAGTGCCCTATTCTCCGACTTCCCTGGGTCACCATTCCCCCACTTTCTTTATGCACTGCTGGTGGCCAAAGATAATCCAAAACTTGCTGCAAAACATCTTAAAGCCTCACTTTCTCTTGATGAGGCTTTCAAAGAAGCTTCTGAAGAACTGAAGAAGCTGGAGGAGTAA
- a CDS encoding TrkA family potassium uptake protein, with the protein MPFMKGAIKKDEYYIVIFGCGRLGSRMANWLSSMGCSVVVVDRNESSFNALSYEFTGFNIMGDATELDVLKEAKLDKADVALVLTTDDNTNLMISMSAKEYFEVPRVVARAYDPNNIQMFSDFGIEVICPTLLAVESIKNALYFIGGDDK; encoded by the coding sequence ATGCCTTTCATGAAGGGTGCAATCAAGAAGGATGAGTATTACATCGTTATCTTCGGTTGCGGTAGACTTGGATCGAGAATGGCTAACTGGCTCTCTTCAATGGGTTGCAGTGTGGTTGTCGTCGATAGAAACGAGTCTTCTTTCAATGCGCTCTCGTACGAATTCACAGGATTCAACATAATGGGCGACGCAACAGAACTCGATGTACTGAAGGAAGCCAAACTTGATAAGGCCGACGTTGCCCTCGTTCTCACTACGGATGATAATACTAACTTGATGATCTCAATGTCTGCCAAAGAGTACTTCGAAGTTCCAAGAGTCGTGGCAAGAGCTTATGATCCGAATAACATCCAGATGTTCTCCGATTTTGGGATAGAAGTTATTTGTCCAACACTGTTAGCAGTTGAAAGCATCAAGAACGCGTTGTACTTCATCGGCGGTGACGACAAATGA
- a CDS encoding TrkA family potassium uptake protein translates to MKIVLIGGEKIAYHLARRFLSKGHNVMMVNKNDRFCDEMAKKLRAVVVRGDGSKRYILEQLELDRSDLFVALTPNDQDNLVACLTASRVYGIERPVAMVNDPDNKAVFEKMGIKSVVSPTEILGVALEDSLFREHITNLLPSSEKVSILRIEMTDKSPIIGEAIKDIPLPDESVIGAIVRDDEVVIPRGNTIIERGDVLLVLSSPTVQSSVFETLLGEV, encoded by the coding sequence ATGAAGATCGTGCTTATCGGGGGCGAGAAGATCGCTTATCACCTGGCAAGGAGATTTCTGAGTAAGGGTCATAACGTGATGATGGTTAATAAGAACGATCGGTTTTGTGACGAAATGGCCAAGAAACTTCGTGCGGTGGTCGTAAGAGGCGATGGCAGCAAAAGATACATTCTTGAGCAACTAGAGCTTGATCGATCGGACCTCTTTGTTGCTTTGACTCCTAATGATCAGGACAATCTCGTTGCGTGCCTAACGGCCTCCAGAGTCTATGGTATCGAGCGCCCGGTAGCTATGGTGAATGATCCAGACAACAAAGCAGTCTTCGAAAAGATGGGAATAAAAAGTGTTGTAAGCCCAACGGAAATACTGGGCGTTGCTCTTGAAGATAGCCTCTTCAGAGAGCATATTACGAACCTCCTTCCTTCTTCGGAGAAAGTCTCGATTCTAAGGATAGAGATGACGGACAAGTCCCCAATAATCGGAGAAGCTATCAAGGATATCCCTCTTCCGGACGAAAGCGTCATAGGTGCGATTGTCAGGGATGACGAAGTGGTCATTCCAAGAGGTAATACAATCATTGAAAGGGGCGATGTTCTTCTAGTTCTGAGCAGTCCAACCGTTCAATCTTCAGTCTTTGAAACTCTCCTGGGAGAGGTGTAG
- a CDS encoding TrkH family potassium uptake protein, whose product MFQNILKQRYRLVFGYLGNLFIFFPILLLIPLSYCIWNPSTFAESLSFIVTAFLSFVMGLVLKMTMRVKPGSAITVQEGAIVVLFSWIIAILLSALPFVIGGYLDFTQAVFESTSGWTTTGLTLVDVEKIPGTFLLWRSLMQYFGGAGIAIIMMSAILGPSGLGLYKAEGRMDNLVPNIKSSTRTIAVIYGSYALAGIAMYVLAGMNVFDAVNHSLTALATGGFSTRTGSIGEFNSIFIEIVTIVLMILGATGFGIHYALWKRNFRAFWKNGEPKLMFVILAVFTPLLMTGTLTVVYSSGAERFRHGLFQTVSALTGTGFSTVDFVPWNQFGIYLIVLLMIFGGDLDSTSGGLKQYRLFALIMILWLEIRRYFLPKDALLKQEIWKGETKRYIDDSLVKEILLVFSLYFFTYAVGTGILMSYGNSMALSVFEFASALSTVGLSVGITSPGAPAGLLWTETIGMFLGRLEFVVVIYAITKLLRDGKIIFRRRRNA is encoded by the coding sequence ATGTTTCAAAACATTCTGAAGCAAAGATATAGGCTTGTTTTCGGATACTTGGGGAATCTCTTCATCTTCTTCCCGATACTATTGCTGATTCCCTTGTCATATTGCATTTGGAATCCCTCCACATTTGCCGAGAGTCTTTCCTTCATCGTAACTGCGTTTCTGAGTTTTGTCATGGGACTTGTTCTTAAAATGACAATGCGAGTTAAACCTGGCTCCGCAATCACAGTTCAAGAGGGCGCGATAGTAGTCCTCTTCTCCTGGATAATCGCAATTCTACTGTCTGCCCTTCCTTTTGTTATCGGGGGTTATCTAGACTTCACACAGGCAGTTTTTGAGTCGACAAGTGGTTGGACAACGACTGGTCTAACCCTTGTGGACGTTGAAAAAATCCCCGGAACGTTTCTGCTTTGGAGAAGCTTGATGCAGTACTTCGGTGGAGCTGGCATTGCAATCATAATGATGTCCGCGATTCTCGGACCTTCGGGGCTCGGTCTTTATAAGGCCGAAGGACGAATGGATAATCTCGTTCCGAATATAAAGAGCTCCACGCGAACTATAGCAGTGATTTACGGTTCATATGCACTGGCAGGAATCGCGATGTACGTGCTAGCTGGAATGAATGTCTTCGATGCTGTAAATCATTCTTTGACGGCTCTGGCAACTGGCGGATTTTCGACTAGAACCGGATCAATAGGGGAATTCAACAGCATCTTCATAGAAATAGTCACTATAGTGTTGATGATACTGGGTGCCACCGGATTCGGAATACATTATGCATTGTGGAAGAGGAATTTCAGAGCCTTCTGGAAAAACGGTGAACCGAAACTGATGTTCGTAATTCTTGCTGTTTTCACACCTCTTCTTATGACCGGTACTCTTACGGTGGTTTACTCATCGGGCGCAGAAAGATTTCGGCACGGCCTGTTTCAAACTGTTTCTGCTCTAACAGGTACCGGTTTCTCTACCGTGGACTTTGTCCCTTGGAATCAGTTCGGTATCTATTTGATAGTTTTGTTGATGATTTTCGGTGGAGACCTTGATTCAACCTCGGGAGGCCTCAAGCAATACCGTTTGTTTGCTCTGATCATGATTCTCTGGCTCGAAATCAGACGCTATTTCCTTCCAAAGGATGCGCTTCTCAAACAGGAGATATGGAAAGGTGAAACAAAAAGGTATATCGACGATTCACTGGTCAAAGAGATTCTGTTGGTCTTTTCATTGTACTTCTTCACTTATGCAGTCGGAACAGGAATATTGATGTCATATGGAAACTCGATGGCTCTTTCTGTCTTTGAGTTTGCTTCGGCATTGAGCACTGTTGGCCTTTCGGTAGGTATAACGTCCCCCGGAGCACCGGCCGGACTCCTATGGACCGAGACGATAGGAATGTTTCTCGGAAGGCTTGAATTCGTTGTCGTAATATATGCTATAACTAAACTACTTAGAGATGGAAAGATCATATTCAGAAGACGGAGGAATGCTTAA